The segment AAAAATCTTGGTGGTGCGATAGAGAATTGGAAAGAAAAGCGCGCAGGCTTCCCCAAGTTTAAGAAACGCGGTTGCAAACATTCCTACACCACCGATGAGCAGTCCGTCCGTATGGAAGGCAAACGTCTCAAGTTGCCCAAAATAGGGTGGGTCAAGACGTTTGAGGCATTGCGTTTTCGGGGTAAAATCGTATCCGTTACCATATCAAGGACAGCACACCGTTGGTTTGCGTCTATCTCTGTAGAAGTTGAGCCACCGATTCACCGATGTCCAGCACCGACCGAGTTTGTCAATTGGTTTGCATCGAATACCGATATTGGAACACCTGAGCAGATAGAACGTTCTATCTACCCCACTATCGGTATAGACGTAGGCATTTCTACACTCGCAACGCTTGACGATGGCACGAAATACGAGAACCCAAGAGCCTTAAAGCGTTACGAGCGAAAGCTTAAACGAGAGCAACTATCGGGTTGCTTGTATCCGCAGGGATGCCCATCATCAAGCGACAACCGATATTCTCAAATGTGTTTCTCAAATCGGTATAGAAACCCTACAGGTTCCGAACTTGCTGAAAAATAGAAACCTGGCAAAAGCACTCTCAGACGCTGCACTTGGAGGGTTTCTTGAGAAACTCAAGACGAAAGCCGAAATGCTTGGCATTCCGATTGTGCAGGCAGACAGGTTTTTCGCAAGTTCAAAGATTTGTAGCAGTTGCGGACATAAAAAAGACGACTTAACGCTGTCAGATAGACAGTATCACTGTAGTAACTGCGGAAGGTCCATAGACCGAGATACTAACGCAGCACTCAATTTAAGAAACCTCGCCGCGGGATACGCGGAGAGTTAAAACGCTTGTGGAGTTTCTATAAGTCCTCCACTTGCGGGAGGCGCGAAATGACGAAACAAGAATCCCACCGCTTTAGCTGTGGGAGTGTCAAAGTTTCGTATCTTGTGACAATATTGACGTTTTTTATTTTGATAACCATACCATCCAACTTGCTGGCAGAAGGGACTGAGGAAATGCATCCAAAGAAGGTGATATTCGAGACGGATATGTGTACCGACGTAGATGATGTCGGTGCCCTTGCTATGCTGCACACGCTTGCAGATGACGGAGAGGTTGAAATCCTCGCAGTTAGTTTTAATGAAGTACACCCGAACGGTGCTGGTGCCATTTGTGCGATAAATACATGGTACAACAGGGGAGATATTCCTATAGGTATCTATAAAGGTAACCTTACCGATCCGGATGAATCGCGTTATCTGGATAGCATCGCGGCTAATTTCGAGCACGATCTCCCGACCCTTCCAACGCCCAGTTCCTTGGAGCTTTATCTACAGGTGCTGAGTGAACAACCGGATAACTCCGTGACAATCATCAGCGTCGGATTTCTCAACAACCTCTACGATCTCCTGAAAGCGAATCCGGATCTTGTTGCTCGAAAGGTTACCGAACTCGTCGTGATGGCGCGGGTTATTGATGATCCTTACAACACATTTCGCCACAATTTGGTTGATACATCAGCGTATGTTATCCGCAATTGGCCCACGCCACTCGTTATCAGTCAGCACGGCGAGAGTGTACACACCGGAACAAGACTGGAAGAGACACCAGCTGAAAATCCGGTGCGGGAAGCGTATTATCAATGGTTCAATGGACAATACAAGGGACGTTCCAGTTGGGACCAACTCGCAGTCTTATACGGTGTGCGTGGTCTCAGTGACTATTTCACCGAAGTT is part of the Candidatus Poribacteria bacterium genome and harbors:
- a CDS encoding transposase, with product MRRDAHHQATTDILKCVSQIGIETLQVPNLLKNRNLAKALSDAALGGFLEKLKTKAEMLGIPIVQADRFFASSKICSSCGHKKDDLTLSDRQYHCSNCGRSIDRDTNAALNLRNLAAGYAES